One segment of Triticum aestivum cultivar Chinese Spring chromosome 2A, IWGSC CS RefSeq v2.1, whole genome shotgun sequence DNA contains the following:
- the LOC123189127 gene encoding UPF0496 protein At3g19330 yields MRPWERQDRDTDDGEEDDEAACSNAGANTSSANASTSSSTAPSSGGRRTGGGAAAAGGWGSSPASGATINLSQEYTLAIQTSSYNEIWGKIHVVVDGQRVDGGDQDEDEENRSTLAGVLRPEDAVVERALGDAPDTELTRLAADYLRSTHNASLHCLLLRRALRRARALYGPIADVLALIPHATPLAVPHCDCAFDAFLLFDKIPNPFLPPAASFQGMHRSFAGLKTHLDLRLLKARRRRRLLRCATRGSGICLIGCATGAAIAGLVIATHAVTALLAAAPACAAWCGSCCSTPAWMKRLQQHMDRLDAAARGAYVLNNDVDTIERLVGRLHATVESDKILVRLGLERGRGQHHTIEEVVRQLRKNHPSLLRQLADLEEHICLYFAAVNRARLFLVHHLNAQSDPNLNAQSDPNAELPL; encoded by the coding sequence ATGCGGCCGTGGGAGCGCCAGGACCGGGACACGGAcgacggggaggaagacgacgaggcTGCCTGCTCCAACGCGGGCGCTAACACCAGTAGTGCGAATGCGAGCACGAGCTCGAGCACCGCTCCTAGCAGCGGCGGGAGGAGGACcggcggtggtgcggcggcggcgggcgggtggGGGAGCAGCCCCGCGTCGGGGGCGACCATCAACCTCAGCCAGGAGTACACGCTCGCCATCCAGACCAGCTCCTACAACGAGATCTGGGGCAAGATCCACGTGGTCGTGGACGGCCAACGGGTTGACGGCGGCGACCAAGACGAGGACGAGGAGAACAGGAGCACCCTCGCCGGCGTGCTCCGTCCGGAGGACGCGGTGGTGGAGCGCgcgctcggggacgcgccggacaCCGAGCTCACCCGCCTCGCCGCGGACTACCTCCGCAGCACGCACAACGCGTCGCTgcactgcctcctcctccgccgggcGCTGCGCCGCGCGCGGGCGCTGTACGGGCCCATCGCGGACGTCCTCGCGCTGATCCCGCACGCCACGCCGCTCGCCGTGCCGCACTGCGACTGCGCGTTCGACGCCTTCCTCCTGTTCGACAAAATACCCAACCCGTTCCTGCCCCCCGCGGCCAGCTTCCAGGGCATGCATCGGAGCTTTGCTGGCCTCAAAACCCATCTCGACCTCCGCCTCCTCAAGGCCCGGCGGAGGCGCCGGCTGCTGCGGTGCGCGACGCGCGGGTCTGGCATCTGCCTCATCGGCTGCGCGACGGGGGCTGCGATCGCCGGCCTCGTGATCGCCACCCACGCCGTTACCGCGTTGTTGGCCGCGGCTCCTGCCTGCGCAGCGTGGTGTGGCTCCTGCTGCTCAACCCCCGCTTGGATGAAACGCCTGCAGCAACACATGGACCGGCTTGACGCCGCGGCCAGGGGCGCCTATGTGCTCAACAATGACGTGGACACCATTGAACGGCTGGTGGGCAGGCTCCACGCCACTGTCGAGAGTGACAAGATCTTGGTAAGGCTAGGGCTTGAGCGCGGGAGGGGGCAGCACCACACCATCGAAGAGGTGGTGCGGCAGCTCCGGAAGAATCATCCTAGCCTGCTACGCCAGCTCGCCGACCTCGAGGAACACATCTGTCTCTACTTTGCAGCCGTTAACCGTGCACGGCTGTTCCTTGTGCACCACCTCAATGCCCAGTCTGATCCCAACCTCAATGCCCAGTCTGATCCCAACGCTGAGTTGCCTCTCTAG